In one window of Pseudomonas benzenivorans DNA:
- a CDS encoding DUF4917 family protein: MLTFQEALGNIDQEETPSLLLANGFSQAWNAKIFNYANLLEAADFGQRDAIIRSLFTNLNTYDFEAIMRQLVAAETVCEAYGVERETINQIKEDQEHLKQALITAISNTHPHLPHEVTDEQYSSVRKFISGFNQIFTVNYDLLLYWSRNKNDLPPENYRTDDGFRAQRRWEGHSTNQEVHFLHGGLHIYDSGSSIKKHAFTEAGETIIEQVRENLEQGKFPLFVSEPSHEGKLKKIEHNPYLNYCFQELRNLKGALFIYGHSMDENDRHIFAQIKRSQISKVFVSIYGDENSESNTRARANARAYLQRPGLDVDFFDAATAPVWA, encoded by the coding sequence GTGCTGACCTTCCAAGAAGCTTTAGGCAACATTGATCAAGAAGAGACACCTTCGCTTTTATTAGCCAATGGCTTCTCTCAGGCATGGAATGCAAAAATATTCAACTACGCCAATCTTCTTGAAGCTGCAGATTTTGGCCAACGAGATGCAATAATTCGATCGTTATTCACAAATCTAAACACTTATGATTTTGAAGCGATCATGAGGCAACTGGTAGCAGCCGAGACTGTTTGCGAAGCATATGGAGTTGAACGAGAAACTATTAATCAGATAAAAGAAGATCAAGAGCATTTAAAGCAGGCATTAATTACTGCAATTTCGAACACGCATCCGCATCTTCCGCACGAAGTTACGGATGAACAATATTCCTCTGTTCGAAAATTTATCTCCGGCTTCAATCAAATTTTCACAGTCAACTACGACCTACTACTTTACTGGTCTAGAAATAAAAATGATTTGCCGCCAGAAAACTACAGAACCGACGATGGCTTTCGAGCCCAGCGGCGCTGGGAAGGACACAGTACAAACCAAGAAGTACACTTCTTGCACGGCGGGCTTCACATATACGACTCCGGCTCAAGCATAAAGAAACATGCCTTTACTGAGGCAGGAGAAACCATAATCGAGCAGGTCAGAGAAAATCTTGAACAAGGGAAATTTCCACTCTTTGTTTCCGAGCCCAGCCATGAAGGCAAGCTCAAGAAAATCGAACATAACCCTTATCTTAACTATTGCTTTCAGGAGCTAAGAAATCTCAAGGGGGCATTATTCATCTACGGTCACTCGATGGATGAAAATGACAGGCATATTTTTGCTCAGATAAAACGCAGCCAGATAAGCAAGGTTTTTGTGAGCATTTACGGCGATGAAAACAGCGAGTCAAATACAAGAGCAAGGGCAAATGCGCGTGCATACCTTCAACGACCTGGGCTCGATGTAGACTTCTTTGATGCTGCAACGGCACCCGTGTGGGCATAA
- a CDS encoding IS110 family RNA-guided transposase — translation MKRIAVDLAKSVYQVAESVRSGHVVQRKRLNREAFRRYIQEQAEAVEWVMEACGTAHYWGRIVQALGHRVTLIHPRYVRPYRRRNKTDRNDCDAILEAARCGGIHPVPVKTHEQQQVQQLHGLRETWKKSRTQRINLLRGILREAGIEAPAATAAFLRRANELIERPELAPLQHQLHIVLAEINLYQQCMVECEQQLQRWHAEDEIVHKLDEVSGIGVLTASALKAAVGQPERRDAGRFSNGRQLSAWLGMTPREFSSGERRKLGHISRQGNVYVRTLLIHGSRAALLAAQRCQARTPEKLTQLQRWAVETAARIGHNKAAVALANKLVRICWAVWCHARRFSGDWHSAKPA, via the coding sequence ATGAAGCGTATTGCGGTTGATCTGGCCAAGTCCGTTTACCAAGTCGCCGAGAGTGTCCGTTCCGGCCATGTGGTGCAGCGCAAGCGGCTGAACCGGGAGGCGTTCCGGCGATATATACAGGAGCAGGCCGAGGCGGTCGAGTGGGTGATGGAGGCCTGTGGCACGGCGCACTACTGGGGGCGCATAGTGCAGGCGCTGGGTCACCGGGTGACGTTGATTCATCCGCGCTACGTGCGGCCCTATCGACGCCGCAACAAGACCGACCGCAACGATTGCGACGCCATCCTCGAAGCGGCGCGCTGCGGGGGAATTCATCCGGTGCCGGTGAAAACCCACGAGCAACAACAGGTGCAGCAACTGCACGGTCTGCGTGAAACCTGGAAGAAGAGCCGCACTCAACGGATCAACCTGCTGCGCGGCATCTTGCGCGAAGCCGGCATCGAGGCGCCGGCTGCGACCGCGGCGTTCCTGCGCCGGGCCAACGAGTTGATCGAGCGTCCCGAACTGGCGCCTTTGCAGCATCAACTGCACATCGTCCTGGCCGAGATCAACCTCTACCAGCAGTGCATGGTCGAGTGCGAGCAGCAACTGCAGCGCTGGCATGCCGAGGATGAGATCGTGCACAAGCTGGACGAGGTCAGCGGCATTGGCGTGCTGACCGCCAGCGCCCTGAAAGCCGCGGTCGGCCAACCCGAACGCCGGGACGCCGGCCGCTTTTCCAATGGGCGCCAGCTCAGCGCCTGGCTGGGCATGACCCCGCGCGAGTTCAGTAGCGGCGAACGGCGCAAGCTGGGGCACATCAGCCGGCAGGGCAACGTCTATGTTCGCACGTTATTGATCCACGGCTCCCGCGCCGCCTTGCTGGCGGCGCAGCGCTGCCAGGCACGTACACCGGAGAAACTGACCCAGTTACAGCGCTGGGCCGTCGAGACCGCCGCGCGGATCGGCCACAACAAGGCGGCGGTGGCCCTGGCCAACAAACTGGTGCGGATTTGCTGGGCGGTGTGGTGCCATGCGCGGCGCTTCAGCGGCGATTGGCACAGCGCCAAGCCCGCCTGA
- a CDS encoding cold shock domain-containing protein, translating into MKGKIVSWKDDKGFGFISPEGKNEQVFFHISSVKKATRKPEVGDAVIFEVAKDSQGRLKATHVLLEGVSLSNSGNSKRIVTEPVKKDALDYFAYFALAVLLAISLGLFIKTGAPESALVPGAIFLLIMFFISSRKKQPANKLFSCSKCQAVSSHDERTVLAWNRGLNRLYCKSCHQAWLRERPKEQQESRSSYSSSNSGCLGLFLVIASVPIICVAGAVTWFV; encoded by the coding sequence ATGAAAGGGAAAATTGTTTCATGGAAGGATGATAAAGGCTTCGGCTTCATCAGTCCTGAAGGTAAAAACGAACAGGTTTTCTTCCACATCTCAAGCGTCAAAAAAGCAACTCGCAAACCTGAAGTTGGTGACGCAGTCATTTTTGAAGTAGCCAAGGACTCTCAAGGTCGCCTCAAAGCAACGCACGTGCTACTTGAAGGCGTATCACTTTCCAACTCTGGGAACTCTAAAAGAATAGTCACAGAGCCTGTCAAGAAAGATGCGCTAGATTATTTTGCTTACTTTGCTCTAGCTGTACTTCTTGCTATCTCATTAGGTCTATTCATAAAAACAGGCGCACCAGAGTCAGCCTTGGTGCCTGGTGCAATTTTTCTACTAATTATGTTCTTCATATCAAGCAGAAAGAAACAGCCTGCAAATAAATTGTTCTCATGCTCAAAGTGCCAAGCAGTCTCCAGTCACGACGAGAGAACAGTGCTTGCCTGGAATAGAGGACTGAATAGGTTATATTGCAAATCTTGTCACCAGGCATGGCTGCGCGAACGACCTAAAGAGCAACAAGAAAGCCGAAGCTCTTATTCTTCATCCAATTCAGGTTGCCTTGGTCTATTTTTGGTTATTGCGTCCGTTCCGATCATTTGCGTCGCCGGTGCAGTCACATGGTTTGTGTAA